In Cryptococcus tetragattii IND107 chromosome 11, whole genome shotgun sequence, a single window of DNA contains:
- a CDS encoding potassium/sodium efflux P-type ATPase, fungal-type — protein MLNNAWTFTPQDALGYFGTNPDTGLTEEQVRRNREAYGENSLPESAPNSLIKLILAQFKDQLVLILLGSAVVSFVLAIFEDSAEPGGSWMTAFVEPLVILLILVANAAVGVIQETNAEKAIDALKEYSPDEALVLRNGRLSRVSASSLVPGDVVSVHVGDRIPADCRILSFSSSSFRVDQAMLTGESMSVGKTDAVIKDDSAVKQDMTNILFSGTTVVNGAAKALVVLTGSRTAIGAIHSSISKDDEEEEKTPLKRKLDDFGDQLAKVISVICILVWLVNIRHFNDPSHHGWLKGAIYYLKIAVALAVAAIPEGLAAVITACLALGTKKMAKRGAIVRNLPSVETLGCTNVICSDKTGTLTTNQMSVSRFVTCDDAGLAECQVGGTTFAPIGTVSRSDGQPLDKSTLITPTIRKLSEICAICNDAKVAYHPESDTYSNVGEPTEAALKVLVEKLGSDNDSFNSGLTTLDPLARATAVNDYYDSNVKRLLTFEFSRDRKSMSVLSQSSSGISLLVKGAPESVLERCSNVLLPNGVKTFTPELRKKLEEKQLEYGYKGLRTLALAYVDESDGDVSHYKTDRSEDYIKFEQNMTFVGLVGMLDPPRPEVRDAIAKCKTAGIRTIVITGDNKNTAETICREIGVFGQNEDLTGKSYTGRELDALSHEEKIAAVQRASLFSRTEPTHKSQLVDLLQGLGLVVAMTGDGVNDAPALKKADIGIAMGTGTDVAKLAADMVLANDNFATIEKAVEEGRAIYNNTKQFIRYLISSNIGEVVSIFLTVLLGMPEALIPVQLLWVNLITDGLPATALGFNPPDHQIMKTPPRSGREPLVGGWLFFRYMVIGTYVGCATVFGYAWWFMFYTGGPQISFYELTHFHQCSSVFSNLDCSMFTGLPAARATTVSLSILVVIEMFNACNSLSENESLFVLPLWSNPYLVASIILSMALHFMILYVPFFREMFRITALNKDEWIAVIAISFPVIVIDEALKFISMRMAKSGKAELKEKAE, from the exons ATGCTGAACAACGCGTGGACATTTACGCCCCAGGATGCTCTGGGGTATTTTGGTACCAACCCAGATACCGGTCTCACCGAAGAACAGGTCAGAAGAAATCGGGAGGCTTATGGCGAAAATT CCTTGCCAGAGTCTGCGCCCAACAGTCTTATCAAATTAATTCTTGCCCAATTCAAAGATCAGCTTgttcttattcttcttggaTCTGCTGTAGTCTCCTTTGTCCTGGCCATTTTTGAAGATTCTGCTGAACCTGGAGGGTCATGGATGACTGCGTTTGTCGAGCCTTTGGTCATCCTTCTTATCTTAGTTGCCAACGCTGCTGTTGGTGTTATTCAGGAAACAAATGCTGAGAAGGCTATCGAC GCTTTGAAAGAATACTCTCCTGATGAAGCCCTGGTTCTCCGTAACGGCCGTCTTTCTCGGGTCTCTGCCTCTTCGCTCGTCCCTGGCGACGTTGTTTCTGTTCACGTTGGTGACCGGATCCCCGCTGATTGTCGaattctctccttttcctcttcctctttccgaGTCGACCAAGCCATGCTCACTGGTGAATCGATGTCTGTTGGCAAGACGGACGCTGTGATCAAGGACGACTCGGCTGTTAAGCAAGACATGACCAATATCCTTTTCTCCGGCACTACTGTTGTCAATGGTGCCGCCAAGGCCCTTGTTGTTCTTACCGGTAGCCGAACCGCCATCGGTGCCATCCACTCTAGTATTTccaaggatgatgaggaagaggaaaagacgCCGTTGAAGCGCAAGCTCGATGACTTTGGAGATCAGCTTGCCAAGGTCATTTCTGTTATTTGCATCCTTGTCTGGCTTGTAAACATCCGACATTTTAATGACCCTAGTCACCATGGTTGGCTCAAGGGTGCAATTTACTATTTGAAGATTGCTGTGGCCCTGGCTGTTGCAGCCATCCCTGAGGGTCTTGCTGCCGTCATTACAGCTTGTTTAGCTTTGGGAACTAAGAAGATGGCCAAGCGAGGGGCGATCGTGAGGAATTTGCCCAGCGTGGAAACGTTGGGTTGCACCAATGTCATCTGCTCCGATAAGACCG GTACTCTTACCACAAATCAAATGAGCGTCTCTCGTTTCGTTACGTGCGACGATGCTGGTCTTGCCGAGTGCCAAGTTGGTGGTACCACATTTGCTCCCATTGGTACTGTCTCCAGGTCTGATGGACAGCCGTTGGATAAATCGACTTTGATTACACCGACTATCAGGAAGCTCTCGGAAATTTGTGCCATCTGTAATGATGCTAAGGTTGCTTATCACCCT GAAAGCGACACTTACAGCAACGTTGGTGAGCCGACGGAAGCCGCCTTGAAGGTCCTCGTCGAAAAGCTTGGCTCGGACAATGACTCATTCAACTCTGGTCTTACCACACTCGATCCCCTTGCTCGCGCTACTGCCGTAAACGACTACTACGACTCCAACGTTAAGCGCCTCCTTACCTTTGAGTTCAGCCGGGACCGCAAATCCATGTCTGTGCTCTCCCAGTCTTCCAGCGGtatttctcttcttgtcaaGGGTGCTCCTGAGTCGGTTCTCGAACGATGTTCCAATGTGCTTCTTCCCAATGGTGTCAAGACTTTTACCCCGGAACTGCGcaagaagctcgaggaGAAGCAGCTTGAATACGGTTACAAGGGCCTTCGAACTCTTGCGCTTGCTTACGTTGATGAGTCGGATGGTGATGTCTCCCATTACAAGACCGATAGATCAGAGGATTATATTAAGTTTGAGCAAAATATGACTTTTGTTGGCCTCGTCGGCATGCTTGACCCTCCTAGGCCCGAAGTTCGTGACGCTATCGCCAAGTGCAAGACTGCCGGTATTAGAACTATTGTCATCACTGGAGACAACAAGAACACTGCCGAGACTATTTGTAGAGAGATCGGAGTCTTTGGACAAAATGAGGACCTCACAGGCAAGAGTTACACGGGAAGAGAACTTGACGCCCTCAGCCATGAAGAGAAAATTGCTGCAGTTCAACGAGCCAGTCTTTTCTCTCGAACCGAGCCCACTCACAAATCTCAGTTGgtcgaccttcttcaaggcCTTGGTCTCGTCGTTGCCATGACTGGTGATGGTGTGAATGACGCTCCTgcgttgaagaaggccgaTATCGGCATTGCTATGGGTACTGGCACAGACGTCGCGAAGCTCGCCGCCGACATGGTCTTGGCCAACGACAACTTCGCTACTATTGAGAAGGCGGTCGAGGAAGGTCGTGCCAtctacaacaacaccaaACAATTCATTCGATatctcatttcctccaaCATCGGTGAAGtcgtctccatcttccttacTGTGTTGCTTGGCATGCCTGAGGCCCTCATTCCGGTTCAGCTTCTTTGGGTTAACCTCATCACTGACGGTCTCCCTGCCACTGCTCTTGGATTCAACCCTCCTGATCATCAGATCATGAAGACGCCTCCTCGATCCGGCAGAGAGCCCCTGGTTGGTGGTTGGTTGTTTTTCAGGTATATGGTAATTGGTACCTATGTTGGCTGTGCGACTGTATTCGGATATGCGTGGTGGTTTATGTTCTACACTGGTGGTCCTCAAATCTCCTTCTACGAGCTT ACTCACTTCCACCAATGTTCCTCTGTATTCAGCAATCTTGACTGTTCCATGTTCACTGGTCTCCCAGCTGCGCGCGCTACAACTGTCTcgctctccatcctcgtcgtcatcgaGATGTTCAACGCTTGCAATTCCCTTTCCGAGAATGAATCTCTCTTCGTCCTGCCCTTATGGTCGAACCCGTATCTCGTTGCGAGTATCATCTTGAGCATGGCCCTTCACTTTATGATTCTCTAcgttcccttcttccgGGAAATGTTCAGGATCACTGCCCTCAACAAGGATGAATGGATCGCTGTGATTGCGATTTCTTTCcctgtcatcgtcatcgaTGAGGCTCTCAAGTTCATttcgatgaggatggcgaAGAGTGGGAAGGCTGAactgaaggagaaggctgagtaA
- a CDS encoding 1-pyrroline-5-carboxylate dehydrogenase: MTSQLATFKVPVIDNEPMRNYPPNSAERAGLQAAVNKMLAAGPVEIPCIINGEEVKTGDIQAQPMPHDHAKNLCTYHAATPKVVQKAIDGALGARQAWEEMPWADKAAVFLKAADLISGKYRYELMAATMLGQGKNAWQAEIDAAAELCDFLRFSVKYVEELYQQQPPRNSTGVWNRVEYRPLEGFVLAVTPFNFTAIGGNLVGAPVIVGNVCIWKPSPMATYSNYIVHKVFLEAGLPPSVIQFVPGNPPEVVKQCIDHKEFAGLHFTGSTHVFRKLWKDIAQNLDIYRGYPRIVGETGGKNFHLYHPSADIKSGVVQAIRAAFEYSGQKCSALSRCYVPSSLWNNGFKDTLIAETEKIKTGPCTAWENFAGPVIGKPAFDKITGIIEQAKKEGGEVIAGGSYDDSKGYFIKPTVIVTKDPKSLTMTTEIFGPVLTVYVYEDAEFDNMPALIDSTTEYALTGSVFARERSVIASASHKLRNSAGNFYINDKSTGAVVGQQPFGGARASGTNDKSGSMAIFSRFVSMRSIKENFVAPEDYLYPSNFL; encoded by the exons ATGACTTCCCAGCTTGCCACATTCAAGGTTCCCGTCATTGACAATGAGCCCATG AGGAACTACCCTCCCAACTCTGCCGAGAGGGCGGGGCTCCAGGCCGCTGTCAACAAGATGCTCGCTGCTGGACCCGTCGAGATCCCTTGCATCATTAACGGTGAAGAG GTCAAGACTGGCGACATCCAGGCCCAGCCTATGCCCCACGATCATGCCAAGAACCTCTGTACCTACCATGCCGCTACCCCCAAGGTTGTTCAGAAGGCCATTGACGGTGCTCTCGGTGCTAGGCAGGCTTGGGAGGAGATGCCCTGGGCTGATAAGGCTGCCGTCTTCCTTAAGGCTGCCGACTTAATCTCTGGCAAGTACAGGTACGAGCTTATGGCCGCTACCATGCTTGGTCAGGGTAAGAATGCCTGGCAAGCCGAGATTGACGCTGCCGCTGAGCTCTGTGACTTCTTGAGGTTCTCCGTCAAGTACGTCGAGGAGCTctaccagcagcagcccCCCAGGAACTCTACTGGTGTTTGGAA CCGAGTTGAGTACCGACCTCTTGAGGGTTTCGTCCTTGCCGTTACTCCCTTCAACTTCACTGCCATCGGTGGTAACCTCGTCGGTGCTCCTGTTATTGTCGGCAACGTCTGTATCTGGAAGCCATCTCCTATGGCCACGTACTCAAACTACATTGTCCACAAGGTTTTCCTTGAGGCcggtcttcctccttccgtTATCCAGTTCGTCCCTGGTAATCCCCCTGAGGTCGTCAAGCAGTGCATCGATCACAAGGAGTTTGCTGGTCTCCACTTCACTGGTTCCACCCACGTCTTCCGAAAACTCTGGAAGGACATCGCCCAGAACCTCGACATTTACAGAGGCTACCCCCGAATTGTTGGTGAGACCGGTGGTAAGAACTTCCACCTCTACCATCCCTCTGCCGACATCAAGTCTGGCGTAGTTCAGGCTATTCGAGCTGCTTTCGAGTACTCCGGCCAAAAGTGCTCTGCTCTTTCTAGGTGCTACGTTCCTTCGTCCCTCTGGAACAACGGCTTCAAGGACACTTTAATCGCTGAGACggagaagatcaaaacCGGTCCTTGCACCGCCTGGGAGAACTTTGCTGGTCCTGTCATTGGCAAGCCGGCTTTCGACAAGATCACTGGTATCATCGAACAGGCTAAGAAGGAAGGCGGTGAGGTCATTGCTGGTGGTTCTT ATGACGATTCTAAGGGTTACTTCATCAAACCCACCGTCATCGTTACCAAGGACCCCAAGTCTCTCACTATGACCACCGAGATCTTCGGTCCCGTTCTCACT GTTTACGTCTATGAGGACGCCGAGTTTGACAACATGCCGGCTCTCATCGACAGCACTACCGAGTACGCCCTCACTGGTTCCGTCTTCGCCAGGGAGCGATCCGTCATTGCTTCTGCGTCCCACAAGCTCCGAAACTCTGCCGGTAACTTTTACATCAATGACAAGTCCACCGGTGCCGTTGTTGGTCAACAACCCTTCGGTGGTGCCCGAGCTTCCGGTACTAATGACAAGTCTGGTTCCATGGCTATTTTTAGCCGATTCGTCTCCATGAGATCTATCAAGGAGAACTTCGTTGCTCCTGAGGACTACCTTTACCCTTCCAACTTCCTTTAA
- a CDS encoding calpain-like protease palB/RIM13: MPFSSYQEGLKVASDLGNKAIQTEASLSSLSPVTSPIPTLQKAFPIYISAAEAYSHLLSSKLVPQSDIDTVKRKWRLVLERAEKVKSRIEQLGGHVAKAEMGDEGEEIAVLRRGSLINGVAVELWRPPGDRFDAGESYREAVQPELAAAQLDMDPEWKDIQSDSWRQQASNESDWVMRQGPVSDCSIVAAMGVGVKHGEQFGTAFGWENLYPQDDHGRPRRSENGKHVLKLLLNGAWRSVVLDSLLPFSKKDGTPLFTTCHPTPHILPTSVGSPWAPLALKGYFKVHGGYSLRGSNPSSDIHEFMEWIPERIGLKEGFQREKEWKRMKEAWHQGNVMVSLGTGNKVSEGLVKLHAYGVIRLREEGHGRTLDIFDPGATSFTMSWDQVCAEFEALHLNWKPSIMPNTATRHWSWPKPPDLPSDADPGMMDSRYTLHVNASPSSSLPEVWILLSQHITSRDRPLDDIALHVFEDLGPNHARKLGAVHSEGLERTNPYTNSNHLLVRYQLRRPTSNLTLIPSRDRGMDQTGFTLKAFAPASISLSLERISRTLPFTQCISGNLTHRSAGGHPGWPSHITNPQYKVVVQPGEGKGGISGRIVLQGEKDVPWNAKLIWGRGQLVHELSEDLIVADTGSYSYGIAYCDIPDLQPDTYTLIVSAFEPGQTGRFSLSLEATAPVSIIPIAAEGAGMYNRVVNGSWTDRTAGGRPSGGTYECNPRIEMVLSKPAVIQSRLYLPTRSPVPINLTIFKRAEGGALGEQLVTTGPYSDSICGVSTGKIKLDAGVYLLVPSSYERSKVGWVLKIWSDVALSAEIIG, from the exons ATGCCGTTCAGTAGCTACCAAGAAGGTCTTAAAGTCGCTTCG GACTTAGGGAACAAAGCTATCCAAACCGAAGCTTCACTCTCCAGTCTGTCACCTGTAACATCTCCTATTCCCACACTTCAAAAGGCGTTCCCCATATACATatctgctgctgaagcATATAGCCATCTTTTATCATCCAAACTTGTCCCTCAAAGTGATATCGACACCgtaaaaagaaaatggagaTTAGTGCTAGAACGGGCAGAAAAAGTCAAGAGCCGCATTGAACAACTGGGAGGGCATGTGGCAAAGGCTGAGAtgggggatgaaggagaagaaatagCGGTTTTGAGGCGTGGAAGTTTAATCAACGGGGTGGCTGTTGAGCTTTGGCGGCCTCCGGGAGATAGATTCGATGCTGGCGAATCGTACAGAGAGGCAGTACAGCCTGAATTGGCCGCTGCCCAGTTGGACATGGACCCCGAATGGAAGGACATACAATCGGACAGCTGGCGGCAGCAAGCATCAAATGAAAGTGATTGGGTAATGCGTCAGGGCCCTGTATCAGATTGTTCTATAGTCGCTGCAATGGGCGTGGGTGTCAAGCACGGCGAACAGTTTGGGACAGCA TTTGGTTGGGAGAATTTATACCCTCAAGATGACCACGGTCGCCCAAGACGATCCGAAAATGGAAAACACGTCTTAAAACTTCTGCTCAACGGTGCATGGAGATCG GTTGTACTAGACAGCCTGCTCCCATTCTCTAAAAAGGACGGAACACCTTTATTCACTACCTGTCACCCGACACCGCATATCCTACCTACATCAGTTGGCAGTCCTTGGGCACCATTAGCGCTCAAAGGATATTTCAAAGTGCATGGTGGGTATTCTTTGCGAGGCAGCAATCCAAGCTCAGATATACACGAGTTTATGGAATGGATACCGGAGAGAATAGGGTTGAAGGAGGGGTTTCAGCGAGAAAAGGagtggaaaaggatgaaggaggcgTGGCATCAGGGTAATGTGATGGTCAGTCTTGGTACTGGAAATAAAGTAAGCGAGGGCCTGGTTAAGCTTCATGCGTATGGAGTGATAC GTTTACGCGAAGAAGGACATGGGCGAACACTAGATATTTTTGATCCAGGAGCTACGTCTTTTACCATGTCGTGGGACCAGGTATGTGCAGAGTTTGAGGCTTTGCATCTCAATTGGAAACCAAGCATAATGCCCAACACAGCGACAAGACATTG GTCATGGCCCAAACCTCCAGACTTACCGTCTGATGCTGATCCAGGCATGATGGATAGTCGTTATACTCTACACGTCAATGCCTCTCCCTCAAGCAGCTTGCCAGAGGTTTGGATTCTTCTGTCCCAGCACATCACCAGTAGAGATCGGCCATTAGACGACATTGCGTTGCATGTTTTCGAAGACCTCGGGCCCAATCACGCTAGGAAATTGGGAGCGGTACATTCAGAAGGGCTAGAACGGACA AACCCATATACAAACAGTAACCACCTTCTTGTCCGTTATCAGCTCCGTCGACCTACCAGTAACCTCACTCTCATTCCATCCCGAGACCGCGGAATGGATCAGACAGGGTTTACTCTCAAGGCGTTCGCGCCTGCATCCATCTCACTTTCTCTCGAACGGATCAGCCGTACACTGCCATTTACACAGTGCATATCAGGGAATCTAACGCATCGCAGTGCCGGCGGTCATCCAGGTTGGCCGAGTCACATAACAAACCCTCAATACAAGGTGGTCGTACAGCCTGGGGAAGGTAAGGGTGGAATCTCGGGAAGAATTGTCTTgcaaggagagaaggacgtCCCCTGGAATGCTAAACTGatttggggaagaggacagCTGGTGCATGA GTTATCTGAGGATCTTATCGTAGCCGATACAGGATCATATTCTTATGGAATAGCTTACTGTGATATACCCGACCTGCAAC CCGATACCTATACATTGATTGTATCAGCATTTGAGCCAGGTCAGACAGGTCGATTTTCGTTAAGCTTGGAAGCCACTGCTCCGGTGTCCATTATTCCTATAGCTGCAGAGGGAGCGGGGATGTACAACAGGGTAGTGAATGGATCCTG GACGGACCGCACCGCCGGCGGCAGACCGAGTGGAGGTACTTACGAGTGCAATCCAAGAATTGAAATGGTCCTTTCCAAACCTGCAGTGATACA GTCACGCCTTTATCTACCCACACGTTCTCCAGTTCCCATCAATCTTACAATTTTTAAGCGCGCCGAAGGAGGCGCCCTAGGTGAACAACTCGTTACTACCGGGCCGTACTCTGATTCGATTTGTGGTGTGTCCACTGGCAAAATAAAGTTAGATGCGGGGGTGTATCTGTTAGTTCCCTCAAGTTATGAAAGAAGCAAAGTCGGTTGGGTTTTGAAAATTTGGTCGGATGTGGCTCTTAGTGCGGAGATTATTGGGTGA